Proteins from a single region of Nerophis ophidion isolate RoL-2023_Sa linkage group LG10, RoL_Noph_v1.0, whole genome shotgun sequence:
- the LOC133560838 gene encoding equilibrative nucleoside transporter 2 isoform X1 codes for MCSTWSSKLLLCTRLSSSLTRTLHKTMNGRKRKEAPSDWGCLVAICFFVLGLGTLLPWNFFMTAILYFESRLNTTGTPTEADNSTAEAPKDYYFNSLMTLLSQLPLLLFTLLNSILYQRISEAMRIGGSLVFILLLFILTTVLVKVEMDTDRFFSVTMATIWFINSFGAVLQGSLFGLVGMFPQKYSSIFMSGQGLAGTFAAIAMLLSIARNVDMTSMALGYFVTPCVGTLFTLFCYLLLRRLKFAEYYLDKSDKYEEDTTNQLLTFESSAVGNDKLNGHANGSVASSPKKDGALQEGKVDVAKQAFVSLEQVEKNQAKSSVIEVFKKIWVMAFCVTFVFTVTLSVFPAITANVQTMYTGDWERYFICVCCFLTFNLNDWLGRTITTCVRWPRKESRLFPLLVVSRVVFIPLLLLCNIQISNVRHLPVLFYHDAAFTIIMALFSLSSGYFVCLSMSYAPQMVEGKDAETAGALMTFFLALGLSIGALLSFPLRILV; via the exons ATGTGCTCAACGTGGTCTTCAAAGCTGCTGCTATGCACAAGGTTGTCGTCCAG TTTGacaagaacacttcataagacAATGAATGGACGTAAACGTAAAGAGGCTCCTTCAGACTG GGGCTGCTTGGTGGCAATATGTTTCTTCGTCCTGGGCCTGGGAACGCTGCTGCCATGGAATTTCTTCATGACCGCCATATTG TATTTTGAAAGCCGCCTGAACACAACAGGCACACCAACTGAGGCGGACAACAGCACAGCGGAGGCGCCTAAAGATTACTATTTCAACAGCCTGATGACCCTGCTGTCCCAGCTGCCCCTGCTGCTTTTCACCCTGCTCAACTCCATCCTCTACCAGAG GATATCCGAGGCCATGCGTATAGGCGGCAGCCTGGTTTTCATCCTGTTGCTTTTCATCCTAACCACTGTGCTCGTGAAGGTGGAAATGGACACTGACCGCTTCTTTTCCGTGACTATGGCTACAATTTGGTTCATCAATT CGTTTGGAGCCGTGTTGCAGGGAAGTCTATTTGGCTTGGTTGGTATGTTTCCCCAGAAGTACAGTTCCATTTTCATGAGTGGTCAAGGACTTGCCGGGACCTTTGCCGCCATTGCCATGTTGTTATCCATTGCCC GAAACGTCGACATGACTTCTATGGCTTTGGGTTACTTCGTCACACCCTGTGTGGGTACATTGTTCACGCTCTTCTGCTACCTCCTCCTGCGCCGCCTG AAGTTTGCTGAATATTACCTGGACAAGAGCGACAAATATGAAGAGGACACCACAAACCAGCTGCTGACAT tTGAGAGTTCCGCAGTGGGGAATGACAAGCTAAACGGCCACGCTAATGGCTCGGTGGCCAGCAGCCCCAAAAAAGATGGCGCCTTGCAGGAGGGCAAGGTGGACGTAGCCAAGCAGGCATTCGTTTCTCTGGAGCAAGTGGAAAAGAACCAAGCTAAATCCTCGGTCATCGAGGTCTTTAAGAAG ATATGGGTCATGGCGTTCTGTGTGACATTTGTGTTCACTGTCACTCTGTCGGTCTTTCCTGCCATCACTGCAAATGTCCAGACGATGTACACAGGAGATTGGG AGCGCTACTTCATCTGTGTCTGCTGTTTCCTGACCTTTAACCTCAACGACTGGCTTGGCCGGACCATTACCACTTGCGTGCGCTGG CCTCGCAAAGAGTCCCGTCTTTTCCCGCTGCTGGTGGTCTCACGCGTGGTCTTCATTCCTCTGCTGTTGCTCTGCAACATCCAGATCTCAAACGTCAGACATCTGCCCGTCCTCTTCTACCACGACGCCGCTTTCACTATCATCATGGCGCTGTTCTCGCTCTCCAGCGGTTACTTTGTGTGCTTGTCCATGTCCTACGCGCCGCA GATGGTGGAGGGCAAGGATGCGGAGACTGCTGGGGCCCTGATGACCTTCTTCTTGGCGTTGGGTCTCTCCATCGGTGCCTTGCTGTCCTTCCCGCTCCGCATTCTAGTGTAG
- the LOC133560838 gene encoding equilibrative nucleoside transporter 2 isoform X2, giving the protein MNGRKRKEAPSDWGCLVAICFFVLGLGTLLPWNFFMTAILYFESRLNTTGTPTEADNSTAEAPKDYYFNSLMTLLSQLPLLLFTLLNSILYQRISEAMRIGGSLVFILLLFILTTVLVKVEMDTDRFFSVTMATIWFINSFGAVLQGSLFGLVGMFPQKYSSIFMSGQGLAGTFAAIAMLLSIARNVDMTSMALGYFVTPCVGTLFTLFCYLLLRRLKFAEYYLDKSDKYEEDTTNQLLTFESSAVGNDKLNGHANGSVASSPKKDGALQEGKVDVAKQAFVSLEQVEKNQAKSSVIEVFKKIWVMAFCVTFVFTVTLSVFPAITANVQTMYTGDWERYFICVCCFLTFNLNDWLGRTITTCVRWPRKESRLFPLLVVSRVVFIPLLLLCNIQISNVRHLPVLFYHDAAFTIIMALFSLSSGYFVCLSMSYAPQMVEGKDAETAGALMTFFLALGLSIGALLSFPLRILV; this is encoded by the exons ATGAATGGACGTAAACGTAAAGAGGCTCCTTCAGACTG GGGCTGCTTGGTGGCAATATGTTTCTTCGTCCTGGGCCTGGGAACGCTGCTGCCATGGAATTTCTTCATGACCGCCATATTG TATTTTGAAAGCCGCCTGAACACAACAGGCACACCAACTGAGGCGGACAACAGCACAGCGGAGGCGCCTAAAGATTACTATTTCAACAGCCTGATGACCCTGCTGTCCCAGCTGCCCCTGCTGCTTTTCACCCTGCTCAACTCCATCCTCTACCAGAG GATATCCGAGGCCATGCGTATAGGCGGCAGCCTGGTTTTCATCCTGTTGCTTTTCATCCTAACCACTGTGCTCGTGAAGGTGGAAATGGACACTGACCGCTTCTTTTCCGTGACTATGGCTACAATTTGGTTCATCAATT CGTTTGGAGCCGTGTTGCAGGGAAGTCTATTTGGCTTGGTTGGTATGTTTCCCCAGAAGTACAGTTCCATTTTCATGAGTGGTCAAGGACTTGCCGGGACCTTTGCCGCCATTGCCATGTTGTTATCCATTGCCC GAAACGTCGACATGACTTCTATGGCTTTGGGTTACTTCGTCACACCCTGTGTGGGTACATTGTTCACGCTCTTCTGCTACCTCCTCCTGCGCCGCCTG AAGTTTGCTGAATATTACCTGGACAAGAGCGACAAATATGAAGAGGACACCACAAACCAGCTGCTGACAT tTGAGAGTTCCGCAGTGGGGAATGACAAGCTAAACGGCCACGCTAATGGCTCGGTGGCCAGCAGCCCCAAAAAAGATGGCGCCTTGCAGGAGGGCAAGGTGGACGTAGCCAAGCAGGCATTCGTTTCTCTGGAGCAAGTGGAAAAGAACCAAGCTAAATCCTCGGTCATCGAGGTCTTTAAGAAG ATATGGGTCATGGCGTTCTGTGTGACATTTGTGTTCACTGTCACTCTGTCGGTCTTTCCTGCCATCACTGCAAATGTCCAGACGATGTACACAGGAGATTGGG AGCGCTACTTCATCTGTGTCTGCTGTTTCCTGACCTTTAACCTCAACGACTGGCTTGGCCGGACCATTACCACTTGCGTGCGCTGG CCTCGCAAAGAGTCCCGTCTTTTCCCGCTGCTGGTGGTCTCACGCGTGGTCTTCATTCCTCTGCTGTTGCTCTGCAACATCCAGATCTCAAACGTCAGACATCTGCCCGTCCTCTTCTACCACGACGCCGCTTTCACTATCATCATGGCGCTGTTCTCGCTCTCCAGCGGTTACTTTGTGTGCTTGTCCATGTCCTACGCGCCGCA GATGGTGGAGGGCAAGGATGCGGAGACTGCTGGGGCCCTGATGACCTTCTTCTTGGCGTTGGGTCTCTCCATCGGTGCCTTGCTGTCCTTCCCGCTCCGCATTCTAGTGTAG